A region of the Romboutsia hominis genome:
CTATAGCTAAAATTCCATGAGATATACTTTTTAGTATAGAAGTTTTTTGTAAATTGCTATAGTCCAAATCACTTATGGTTTTGTCCATTATTTCTATCATTTCATTAAAGTTTCTGCTTAATTCACCTAAATCACCTTTAGCTGTACTACTTATTCTCGAATGAAATTCTTTATTACTTATTTTTTTAGAAACATATATAAATTCTTCTAAATACTTTCTTAATCTTAAAGTATATCGTATTGACAATATAGAGATTATTATAGATATTAATAAAATAGAATACCCTAGTGTACTTAACTGTTCCATGTTGTTATCTCCTAAGTTATATTTTAATCAATTTTATATCCAACACCTCTAATTGTCTGAATATACTTGTCCGATTCATTTTCACTTTCAATTTTTTTTCTAAGATATCTTATATGAACATCTACTGTTCTTGTCTCACCATAATACTCATATCCCCATATTTTATCTAATAAATAATTTCTAGAAAGAACCTTTCCTTTATTTTCTAGTAAAAGTTTTAATAATTCAAATTCCTTAAGAGTAAGTTCTATTTTTTCGCTTCCTTTATATACCTCATGTTTACTTAAATCAACTTTTAAGTCTCCAGTAGATAATGTAGATTCTTTAGTCTTTACTTTTATATTACACCTCCTAAGTACAGTACCTATTCTAGCAAGTAGTTCTTTTATACTAAATGGCTTTGTCATATAATCATCAGCACCAAATTCAAGCCCTTCTACTTTATCATTTTCCATATTTTTAGCAGTAAGCATTATAACTGGTGTATTAGCTAATTCTTTGTCACTTCTTATCTTTCTAAGTACATCAATACCACTTATATTAGGTAACATCCAGTCTAATAATATTAAATCAGGCTTTAATTCTCTTGCCTTTATATATCCATCTATTCCGTCGTATGCATAGTCAACTTCATAGTTTGACATTTCTAAATTGAACTTTAAAAGCTCTACTATATGCATTTCATCATCTATAACAAGTACTTTTACTTTCATGGTATTAATTCACCTCTTTATTTTATCTCTAGTATCATACCTATTCTTTCATTTGTTTTATCATGTTTTCTGTAAGAATGGAATCTATCACTTTCACAACTTGTGCAAATATTTAAGTTTATTATGTTTTCTTTTTTAACATTACATTCTTTTAATATTTGTTCATTAACATTCCATAAATCTAAATGATACTTCCCTTCTTTTATTATATAAAATTTTTCATCTTTGTTTGTAAGAATTGTGTTAAATTTTTCTATAAGCTCTTCTGAAACTTCATAACAACATCTACCTATAGATGGTCCTATAACACTTACTATATCTTTTGGATTAGTGTTATATTTTTCTATCATTTTATCTATAGTATTTTTAACTATTTTTGAATAAGTCCCTCTCCATCCAGCATGGATAAGCCCAATAGCTTTATTTTTCTTGTCTATTAAAGCTATTGGAACACAATCTGCTGTAAATATTAATAGTGGAGTATTTGTTAAGTTTGTTATAAGTGCATCTCCATCCTTCTTTAATCCTATATCAAACTTTTCAACTACATTAACTATATCTGAATGTATTTGTACATTACTTGTTAAGTTTTTAAAATTAAAGTTCCCTTCTTTACAAACAGTTAACATATCATCTTTTGACTTTGCATCTACATTTTTAAGAGTTACAGCTAAATTTACAAAGTCTAAATTTTTATCTATTTCATTTACTCTTATGAATTTTTCCATGCTAGTTACCTTTCTCTGTTAATATATTTTTTAGCTCTGCTACAAAAGTATTTATATCCTTGAATTGTCTATATACAGATGCAAATCTAACATAAGCTACTTCGTCAACCTCTTTTAGCCTATCCATTACCATTTCTCCGATTTCCCCAGTTTCTATTTCAGATATATAAAGCTTATTTATTTCGTTTTCTATATAGTATACTATGTCATCTATTTGCTCTACTGATACAGGTCTTTTTTCACAAGACTTTAGTATTCCATTTTTTAACTTTTCTCTATCAAAATATTCTCTGTTATTATCTTTTTTAACTACCATTACAGGTGTCATCTCTATTTTCTCATAAGTAGTAAACCTTTTTTTACAAGATTCACACTCTCTTCTTCTTCTTATAGACTTTCTGTCTGTATGTCTTGAATCTACTACTTTAGATTCTTTATAGTTGCAGTAAGGGCATTGCATATCTATATCCTCCTTTGTTGGCTATATATTAAAATCGTCTATATTTAGTTCTGAACCTATATTTACTATTATAGTATCACAACCTATCTTTAGTATATCATTAAAAAATATAACTTGTCCTTCATCACCTCTTGAAAATAGACTTCTTCCTCCATCTCCACTAACTGTAAAAGACATTATTTTTCCCTCATTTATATCTAAATTTATATCAGTTATAAATCCCATTCTTTTTCCATTTTTAATGTTTATGATTTCCTTTTCCATTATATCAGATACTCTTAACATTATAATCCCCTCCCTTACAAAAATAAATATGTACTTGTACAAAAAAAAATAACCTTTATAGGCTATTTTTTAAAAATTATCTTTATATTTTTCTAACATCTCTATAAACTTCTCAACTAAATATGGATCAAATTGAGTACCAGCATTAGCTCTCAATTCTTGTATTCCTTCTTCATGGCTCTTCCTTGTGTTATATGGTCTATTAGATGTCATTGCGTCAAAACTATCTGCAATAGTAATCATTCTTGCCAAATATGGAATCTCCTCTTTTTGAAGTTTATCTGGATAACCTTTCCCATCATACCTTTCATGATGGTGTCTTATTATAGATCTAAAATCCTTTAGTGGCACTATATGGTGTATAAGGTCAACTCCTGCTTGAGTATGATTTCTAAGCATATTAAATTCTTCGTCTGTAAGTCTACCTTTTTTATTTAAAACTTCTTCAGGAATTTCTAGCTTACCAATATCATGTAAATATGCTGCTATCTGTATTTGTGCTTGGTCGTGTTCACTTAATCCAATAGACTGTGCAAACCACTTACAATAAATAACCACTCTCTCTGTATGGCCATATGTATATCTATCTTTTATATTTATCATATTTATAAATGTTTTTAATGATTTTATTGTTTCTTCTGGTATATTTATTTCTCTGCATAAGTCATATAATATACTGTGGTATGACTCTACTCTATTTTTATTAAAAGATTTTGCTCTATATAAGGCATCATCTGCTGTGTTTATAAGCTGATGTTTATTAATAGCACTATTTGGATAAGATGATACACCTATTGATATAGTAATATTTTTGTTTGGTTGATTTTCTTGACCTTCAAACTCAGTCTGTTGTATTGCATTTCTTATATTTTCACCAATTTTTATAGCATCCTCTTCTGTTGTGTCAGGAAGTACTGCTGCAAATTCTTCTCCACCATACCTTGCAACTATATCATTTTCTCTCATATTTTCATTTAATATTTTCCCAATCTTTTCAAGTAATAAATCCCCAGCTTGATGCCCATTTACATCATTATAATTTTTAAAGTAATCTATATCCATAAATAATAAAGAAACTTCTTTATCATTTTTATCTGCTTCTATTAGTGTATTATTAAGATATTCTTGAAAATACCTATGATTGTATAATCCAGTTAATTCATCTTTATTTGCTAATTCTCTTAATTCCTTACTATGTTCTCTTTCTGTATCAACATACATACCTAGTATAATAGCTATAACAAATAAGGCTGCACTAAGAACTAAATCTCTTTCAAAATATAACCTTAACATTTCTTCATTTCCACTTGTAAACATTATACTAATAGCTAGTATTGCTACTATTTGAATAATAGAAGATGCTACACCATAATTTTTCCCAAACTGTATTGAGGATATTATAACTATAAATATACTAAGTAATTTATATCCACTTTCTGCTTTTCCTGTGAAAAATACTACTATTATAAACATTCCTATCAGTATAGATGTTTCTAAGTAATCTAAAAATTTAGGAGACTTATCTATTCTATTTTTAGTATAAATAGATATCCATAAAAAGTAACCCATTAATATTGTTAATATTATACTTATTGATATTGTAATAGTTATTGCATCCTTTGCTTGTTCTTCAAAAGTTACAAAACTTGCTATAGCTAATAAACTTGATATAACGTATATAACCTTTAGTATAACTATTATCTCAAAAACTTTTTTATTTCTTTTTTTATCAAAATTTTGCATAGATTTCACCTAGAACTGTCTTTATTAAATTAAAATCATGAGGAGTAAATCCTCATGATTTTTTATTATTCTTCTCTTAATGACTTTGGTACTTCTGGTTCAAAGAATATAAGCATACAATATGTTGATGCTCCTTCTGCAACTTTAGTTAATAAATCAGATACTGAACCTAATAAGAAATCCATCTTATTTCCCCCTTACATTTTATTTTGCCCTAAATATATTTAAGACATATTTTTAGATAAAAACTTATTTATATTAAAAAAATTATCTAACAAGTTGATAAGTCTGCCCCCTAGGCTAGTTAATACAAACACTTGAAGTCCTATTCCTAGTACCATTGATAAGGCTATACTTTTTGCAATTGTAACATTGTTTATTGAATATATACTAAGTAATATTATAATTAAAACTACATATATATTAATTAGATTAAAGGCTTTTTTTCTTAATTTTTTTCTAGTACTTTCTTTTTTCAAAGGTTTATTCTTTGATGGTGCTGGACATTTTTTATATAAAATATAATAAGAAAATCCTATTATAGATATTATCATTAATATAGTAATACTCATATCAATATCCATTATACTTATTGATATATAAGATAGTATATATGCTAATATAACTCCTATTAAAGTGCATCTCTCTGGGCTAGTTGCATGCACACCTCCAGAATACCTTTTTAAAATAGCGGATGTTATAGATATTGTCATAATTTCAATTAATGTTTTAGTTAATAAACCTACTATTATCGTTACAACTATTGCTAAACTAGTATGTAATATTGTAAATAGCCCATAGTTTATAACTGCTATTTCTTCATCATTTTTATCAAGCTTCTTCCCTAACTTATTCGACGCTTTTAACGATAACTCCTCTATTATCCCCATAATTATCCCCTCTTAATATATTGGTTCACATTTTCCATAACTATTTTTTTTAGTAAAAATACAATTCCTATAGCTATTAAAAGTGACGGTAACGTTCTTATAGCTGAAATTGGTCCGTCTTGATTAGTTAAAATTTCTATTGGTATATTTAATAAACTTGTTGCTATAAAAATATATATCCCTTCACTCATGGCAAGTGCTATAAAAAATAAGCATGTTGATATTACTGTTCTTAATAAATCACCATTTGACATTTTGTATAACATTATTCCTAAAGCTATCATAGATAATATTGTATGTACTCCAAAATTTATAGGTAAAGATCTTATCGCTATTACTATCACACCTAATAAAAATCCTTTTTTTAGGATTTCTTTATTATCTAATTTTATTCCCATAAGCAACATCCCACAAAATATAGTTACTAGACTTTCTGGAAATGTACGCAAGATCATATATCCTATTGATGATGTTAACATGGTCTAACTCCTATTCTTATCACATATTAAGAAAAATTTTTCAATTTTTAAAAATGTTTTCTCAGTTCTAAGAAAAATCGTTGGCATTATATACCAACGATTTTTCTTATACTATATATTATATATATTTTCTCATATTTTTCAATGCGTTTTTTTCTATTCTCGATACTTGCGCTTGCGATATACCTATCTCATCAGCTACTTCTATTTGAGTTCTTCCTTTATAAAACCTAAGATCTAAAACTAACCTTTCTCTGCTATTTAATTTTTTTATGGCCTCTTTTAAGGCAATTTCTTGTAACCAATTTTCATCTGTATCTTTTTTATCTTGAACTTGATCCACAACAAATATTGCATCTCCATTATCCTGATAAACTGGATCAAATAATGATATAGGATCCTGTATTGCATCTAATGCCATTACAACATCTTCAATAGGTAATTCTAATTCCTTAGATATCTCAGATACTGTAGGTTCCTTTGAATTTGATCTAACAAGTCTTTCTCTTACTTGTAAGGCCTTATATGCAATATCTTTTAATGACCTACTTACTCTTATTGGATTGTTATCTCTTAAATATCTTCTTATCTCACCTATAATCATAGGGACTGCATAAGTTGAGAATCTTACATTTTGACTTAAGTCGAAGTTATCAATAGCCTTTATAAGTCCTATACATCCAATTTGAAATAAATCGTCTATATTTTCCCCTCTATTGTTGAATTTTTGTATTACACTTAAAACTAGTCTTAAATTACCTCTTACAAATTGCTGTCTTGCTTCTTCATCCCCATCTTTTATCTTGTGAAGAAGTTCGGTCATCTGATTATTTTTAAGTACTGGAAGTTCAGATGTATTTACACCACAGATTTCAACTTTATTAATTTGCATAAATTTCAGTCCTCTCTTAAAAGTTTTATCTATATGAAATTATTTACACATCATATTTTTTTATACTTTTAAGAGATAATTATATAAATTTTTTCATTTCTTTTTTTAATCTTGATATTATTTTTTTTCTAATCTAGATATATAAGATTGAGATATTCCAAGTATATTAGCTACTTCTTTTTGAGTTTTCTCCCTTCCCCTATTTATTAACCCAAACCTTAATTCCATAATTTGCTTTTCTCTATCTGATAATCTATCTAAAGCCATAACCAATAAATCTTTATCTATCTCTTCTTCTATTATTTTATAGATTTCATCATTTTCTGTTCCTAATACATCTGAAAGTAGTAGTTCATTTCCATCTAAATCTATATTTAAAGGTTCATCAAAGGATACTTCTACCTTCTTTTTATTATTTTTTCTAAGATACATTAGGATTTCATTTTCGATACATCTTGATGCGTAAGTAGCTAATTTTATATTTTTATTTAACTTAAATGTATTTACAGCTTTAATAAGTCCTATCGTGCCAATTGATATTAAATCCTCAATATCAATTCCAGTGTTTTCAAATTTTCTAGATATATATACTACTAATCTTAAATTTCTCTCTATTAAAATTGTTTTTACTTCTTCATCTTTTTCTAACCTTTGTAATAGCTCACTTTCTTCATCTGAATTTAATGGTGGTGGTAATACATTTACGCCCCCCATGTAATACACACCTTTTGGTTTTAAGATTTTAAATTTAATTAGTATTTTCTTAATTCTGATAGATAACTTTGCAATTAATGACTTCATAATAATCTCCCCCTTTTGTTTGTTTTATTTACGATAATATACTAGGATTTAGTATAGCATTGTATTTATCATCATCAAAATCTGATATTCCAACCACTATATTACCTATTTTTGTTTTATCAATTTCTATATAATCAGCTTTTATACCAAGCATTATATTATTTTTGCTACTTCCACCATGCTTATAAGGTATAACTCTTACCCTAGATGCAATATCACTTTCTAAATTATCTATTATACTTTCAATCTCAACTATATCTATATCATCGTATTCATAATCGTATAGATAGCTTGGAATTATATTTCTCAAAGCTTTGGATTTTACTATTACTATGTCATTATTACTTAAAGGATCTTTTAATAAATTTCCAGTATCTAATAATGCCTTGCAACTACATGTCTTATTAAGCAATGTTATTTCAATTTCTTTTGTACTCTCCTTTATTTGCCTCATTAAACTTATATCATTATAGATATATTTTAAAAGTTCACAACTTGTATATGCACAAATGATTAAAAATGATATCTTTAAATGACTTATACCTGTGAAATAAATTATAAAAAATGTAGTTCCAGAAATAAATATATTAACTAATAAAAATACCAACAATACTCTAAAGTATTCTTTTTTATTTTTATAATCAAATAAAAATAATGTTATTAGTCCTATGATAATAATCTTTAGTGGTAGCGTAAATAATATATCTAGTTGTGGAAAAATGTACGCAATTGAATACAATGTACCTACAGATGCACATATCCATTTTTTTTTATTGTTATTATATTTTTTTGTTAGTATAGATGTACAACTTATAATAATATAATTTATTAATAGGTTTTCTATAATGTAGTACTCTATATACATTAAGCTAACCTCCTTTAACCTTTGTGTATATTATAAGTTAGATAGTTTATAATTTTATGTCATTTTTAATGGTCGAAACCCATTTATTTTAGTGTAAAAATTCACAAAAAAAGAAAGCATTCTGCTTTCTTTTCTATTTAATATTTATATAGTATTGTTATATTGTTTTTATTTAATTAACTTTGTTATTCTCTATACTAATATTTATTCAAAGTTATCTATCTTTATTCTTAAAATTATAATAACTAATTTTTTATATAAAAATTTTACTTTATTCATATCTCTACTTAATTTGCTAATTTCTCAAGTATTTTTTAGATTTATATATGCTATCTATATATTTTTTAATATTTTAAGCTTAATAAAAATTTTTTATATACAAAAAAAGAAGTCATTTAGACTTCTTTATCTTCTTCTTCTTAAGAAAGTTGGTATCTCCATTTCATCCTCTTCCATAAAGCTAGATCTTTTAGGTTCTTCTTTTGGAGCTATGATCTCTTCTTTCTCTTCTATTATTGATGTTTTTTGCATTTGTGGTGCTGGTTGTGTTGGTTGTGTATTTAAAGTAGGTCTTGAAGTAGCCTTTGGTTTTTCAGCTATCTTGTAACCTAAGTCATGATTATTTTCATCAAAACCAGTCGCTATAACAGTAATCATTATTTCTTCACCTAAGTCTTCTCTTATAGATGCACCGAATATTATGTTTGCTTCTGGGTCACATGACTCATTAACTAGAGTTGATGCTTCATTTATTTCAAGTAATCCTAGGTTAGGTCCTCCTGTTATGTTAAGTAAGACTCCTCTAGCACCTCTTATTGATGTTTCAAGAAGTGGTGATTGTATAGCTAGTCTAGCTGCTTCTATAGCTCTATTTTCACCTGAAGCACTTCCTAGACCCATATGAGCTAGTCCTTGTTCTTTCATTACAGAAGTAACGTCAGCAAAGTCTAAGTTTATAAGTCCTGGTACAGCTATTAAATCAGATATAGATTGTATACCTTGCTTTAATACGTCATCTGCTATAGAGAATGCGTCTAGCATAGATGTATTCTTTTGTACTATTTGTAAAAGTCTATCATTAGGTATAGTTATTAATGTATCAACTTTTGACTTTAATTCAGCTATCCCATTTTCTGCATTTTTCATTCTTACTTTACCTTCAAATAAGAACGGCTTTGTAACTACTCCTACTGTAAGTATTCCCATTTCTTTAGCAAGTTGAGCTATAACTGGAGCAGCACCTGTTCCTGTTCCTCCACCCATACCAGCTGTAACGAATACCATATCAGCACCTTGAAGTACCTTTACTATTTCATCCTTACTTTCTTCAGCGGCTCTTTTTCCTACTTCAGGATTTGCTCCCGCTCCAAGCCCTCTTGTTAATTTTTCACCTATTTGAATTTTATATTCTGCTTTTGATGTAAGTAAAGCTTGTTTATCAGTATTAACAGCTATAAACTCAACACCTTGAAGCTGTGCTTCAACCATTCTATTAACAGCATTGTTTCCACCGCCACCTGCACCTATTACTTTGATTTGTGCAAGTCCATCTGTTTCAACGTCAAAGTTTAGCATCGCGTAACCTCCCTATTTTATGATTATAAGTAAATGTATGTATTAATTATATCATTTAATTCTTGTTTTTGTTAATAATTAACTAAGTTATTCCACAAAAATATTCAATTTCCTCTTTTTTTATTTCTTAAATTTGTAACAATATGTCTTCTAATAACTGATAAGTTGTCATATAATCTCGACCTAAACACTAGTTTAGTGACATATTTACCTTAAAACCAAGACTTTATTGCACCAAATATAAAATCCTTACTTATAAGTATTTCTACAGATATATAAAAAATAATCTATAGGATAAGTAAACGTTATATAATATCAATCTACTATACATAAGGCTAATCTTATTAATATCCATATCATAAATGCTTACCCTCTTTATTTTACTTTGAAACACTTATATTTTTCAAGTTTTTTAATACTTTTTATTTATATTTTTTGTAGGAATTTTTTGTTATATTATTTTCCCCATTCATAACTTTTAATTGCATATTAAAAATCACTATGCCTTTTTATATTATTTTTGGTAAAATCACTCATACCTATGGCATGTAAATTGGATTTTTACCCTGTCTAAAATCAACTGTTCCTTTACTTATTTTACTACTTTGTAAATCTATTAATATTGCTTCTGTTTTTTTTATATTTTTTTCTATCTCTTTATTGTTTAAAAATATAATTTCTAAACCTTTTGGAGTGTACATTCTTATAGAATCTTCTTCTATTTTAACCTTATTTATTTTTTTGTATAAAGTGCAACTTTTTATATTTTTTAATACTTCCAATAAATTATTTTTATATCTTTCTTTTTTAAACTTTATATTATTATTCTTATCTAGCTTATATCCAATATCTATCATAAGATAATTATCTATTTCTTCATCTTTCTTAACTTTATCTATAAACTTACCTTTATTATCAATATAACATTTTAAACCATCATCTTGAATTATTCCTGATATTTCTTTTTCTATAATTATTATATGTAGCTTATTTGGAAATTCCCTTTTTACCCTTACATCTTCTATGTACTTATTTTCCTCAAGTTCTTTTTCCATATCTTTTAAGTTGTACATAAATATATTTTTATCTTCTCTTAGATCTAGAATTCTAACTATATAGTCCTTTGAAATTTTCTCATTTCCTTCAATTCTTATTTGATTACTATTGAAAATCTTGCTATTCAGTAGTGTGTATAAAATTACTATAATTATTAGTATTAATATTAGAATATTTATTAAAGCTCCCTTTTTTAATCTTTTCATAAAATATATCTCCTTAAAAATCGTATATAATATTAATACAACTAATAATATAATTTATCCTTTATACAATATAATCTTCATGAAAAAAAGGCTTAAAAGCCTTTTATTTTTCTATTTCCTCTATTTTTAATATATTTGCACCTAATCTTGTTAGGATATCTTCTATATTTTCATAACCTCTCTCAATATGATATATATTACTTATTTCTGTTTCCTGTGGAATAGTTAATGCCGCTAATACTAAAGCTGCCCCTCCTCTTAGGTCTGGAGATTTAACTTTTGCACTTCTTAACTTTTCTACACCCTTTATCATACATATATTTTCTGTTATATATTTAATATTAGCTCCTAACCTAGTTAATTCAGCACAATGCATAAACCTATTTTCAAAAATAGTCTCATGAAATACACTTATCCCATCCGAAAGGGTCATAAATGTCATAAGTTGAGCTTGCATATCTGTTGGAAATCCTGGATGAGGTGAAGTCCTAACTAAATCTATTGATTTTATTTTACTTGGAGGTTTAAGTAATAACCCACCATTTTTATACTCTATTTCACACCCTGCACTTCTTAGCTTATCACTTATAGGCTCCATATGTGATATTACTACATTATCTACTTCAAGTTTACCATTAGTTAATGCCGATGCTATCATATATGTTCCTATTGCTATCCTATCTGGTATGACATCATGTTCTACTCTGCGAAGTTTTTTTACACCTTCAATTTCTATATAATTAGTTCCGGCTCCCTTTACCTTGGCACCCATTTTATTTAAAAAATTTTGTAAATCTTCTATTTCAGGTTCTCTAGCTGCATTATATATTTTTGTTATTCCTGTTGCTTTAACTGCAGCTAGAATTGCATTTTCGGTAGCTCCAACACTTGGAAACTCAAAGTTTATTATATTTCCCTCTAAACTATCCTTATAACACTTTATAAAACCTTCGTCCTCTTCTATCCTTATACCTAATTTTTTTAAAGCCTTAAGGTGTAAATCTATTGGTCTTGAACCAATTGCACATCCTCCTGGGTAACTTATTTTAGTATAATCAAATCTACCAATCATTGCTCCCATTATAATTATGGAAGATCTCATTTTTCTAACGTAGCACTCCTCTATCTCCACTTGATCAGCAAATGAGCTATCTACAATAAGTGTACCATCGCTATAACTTACTTTACATCCAATGCTTTCTAATATTTTTATCATAAAATGTACATCTGATATATCAGGTACATTATGGATAATACTCACACTTTCATTAAGTATGGTGGCTGCCATTATTGGTAATATAGCATTTTTAGCTCCTCTTATACTAAGCTTTCCTTCTATTTTGTTGCCACCTTTAATTATATACTTAGACAAAATTATCCCCCCTAGTGCTGTATGTTAAATCATAAGGTCTATAATTTAAATATTATGTGCTAGAGGGGATATATGTTACTTTTTCTTTATTCCAATTACTTTTGGTTGTTCTTGTTCTGTATCTTTATTACAAGCATTTTGTACTTCTTCTGCTTGATTGTTTGTTTTTATCTTTTTATTTTCTTTTTTAGATGGTGATTTTTGCTTGTTATTAGCATTATAAATTTTTAGTATTTCATCATATATTATTTCAATAGCCTCAGGCTTTCCTATTTCTTTACTTGCATTTGCCATATCTATTAATTTTTCTTTATCTCCTAAAAGCCTAAATACTGTTTCATTTAATTTTTCAGGAGTTAAATCTTTTTCAAGTATCGCTATTCCAGCACCTTGATTTTCTATACTTTTAGCATTATACTCTTGATGATTTTCAGCTGTATATGCTTTTGGTATAATTATTGATGGTTTTCCAAGTGCTGTTATTTCAGCTAAAGATATAGCCCCTGCGCTTCCTATAACTAAATCACTTGCTGCTAATGCATTAGCCATATCTTCTAAATATGGTACTACTTTTTGGTATGGCTTTAAATTTAAGTGACTTATAGTTTGAGAGAATTCTTCATAGTAATACTTTCCTGTAGCAAATATAAATGCTACGTCTTCTTTTACCATATTATCTATGACTAATCTCATTGCATTGTTTATATCTTCACTTCCTCCACTACCTCCGTAGCAAAGTACCATTTTCTTATCTTCAGTTATCCCTAAATTTCTTCTTGCTATATTTTTTCTAGCATTTAATATTTCTTTTCTTACTGGATTTCCTGTAAGTGTTAATTTTTCTCTACTATCTTCAGGGAATCTTTGATGAGAATCTTCAAAGCTTGTTAATACTTTTGTAACCATCTTAGAAAGTATTTTATTAGTGACACCTGGGAAAGAGTTTTGTTCATGTACTACTGTTGGAACCTTATTTATAGCTGAG
Encoded here:
- a CDS encoding accessory gene regulator ArgB-like protein, whose protein sequence is MGIIEELSLKASNKLGKKLDKNDEEIAVINYGLFTILHTSLAIVVTIIVGLLTKTLIEIMTISITSAILKRYSGGVHATSPERCTLIGVILAYILSYISISIMDIDMSITILMIISIIGFSYYILYKKCPAPSKNKPLKKESTRKKLRKKAFNLINIYVVLIIILLSIYSINNVTIAKSIALSMVLGIGLQVFVLTSLGGRLINLLDNFFNINKFLSKNMS
- the nrdR gene encoding transcriptional regulator NrdR, producing the protein MQCPYCNYKESKVVDSRHTDRKSIRRRRECESCKKRFTTYEKIEMTPVMVVKKDNNREYFDREKLKNGILKSCEKRPVSVEQIDDIVYYIENEINKLYISEIETGEIGEMVMDRLKEVDEVAYVRFASVYRQFKDINTFVAELKNILTEKGN
- a CDS encoding sigma-E processing peptidase SpoIIGA, translated to MYIEYYIIENLLINYIIISCTSILTKKYNNNKKKWICASVGTLYSIAYIFPQLDILFTLPLKIIIIGLITLFLFDYKNKKEYFRVLLVFLLVNIFISGTTFFIIYFTGISHLKISFLIICAYTSCELLKYIYNDISLMRQIKESTKEIEITLLNKTCSCKALLDTGNLLKDPLSNNDIVIVKSKALRNIIPSYLYDYEYDDIDIVEIESIIDNLESDIASRVRVIPYKHGGSSKNNIMLGIKADYIEIDKTKIGNIVVGISDFDDDKYNAILNPSILS
- the pgeF gene encoding peptidoglycan editing factor PgeF, with protein sequence MEKFIRVNEIDKNLDFVNLAVTLKNVDAKSKDDMLTVCKEGNFNFKNLTSNVQIHSDIVNVVEKFDIGLKKDGDALITNLTNTPLLIFTADCVPIALIDKKNKAIGLIHAGWRGTYSKIVKNTIDKMIEKYNTNPKDIVSVIGPSIGRCCYEVSEELIEKFNTILTNKDEKFYIIKEGKYHLDLWNVNEQILKECNVKKENIINLNICTSCESDRFHSYRKHDKTNERIGMILEIK
- a CDS encoding cyclic lactone autoinducer peptide; amino-acid sequence: MDFLLGSVSDLLTKVAEGASTYCMLIFFEPEVPKSLREE
- the sigG gene encoding RNA polymerase sporulation sigma factor SigG codes for the protein MQINKVEICGVNTSELPVLKNNQMTELLHKIKDGDEEARQQFVRGNLRLVLSVIQKFNNRGENIDDLFQIGCIGLIKAIDNFDLSQNVRFSTYAVPMIIGEIRRYLRDNNPIRVSRSLKDIAYKALQVRERLVRSNSKEPTVSEISKELELPIEDVVMALDAIQDPISLFDPVYQDNGDAIFVVDQVQDKKDTDENWLQEIALKEAIKKLNSRERLVLDLRFYKGRTQIEVADEIGISQAQVSRIEKNALKNMRKYI
- a CDS encoding diguanylate cyclase, which produces MQNFDKKRNKKVFEIIVILKVIYVISSLLAIASFVTFEEQAKDAITITISISIILTILMGYFLWISIYTKNRIDKSPKFLDYLETSILIGMFIIVVFFTGKAESGYKLLSIFIVIISSIQFGKNYGVASSIIQIVAILAISIMFTSGNEEMLRLYFERDLVLSAALFVIAIILGMYVDTEREHSKELRELANKDELTGLYNHRYFQEYLNNTLIEADKNDKEVSLLFMDIDYFKNYNDVNGHQAGDLLLEKIGKILNENMRENDIVARYGGEEFAAVLPDTTEEDAIKIGENIRNAIQQTEFEGQENQPNKNITISIGVSSYPNSAINKHQLINTADDALYRAKSFNKNRVESYHSILYDLCREINIPEETIKSLKTFINMINIKDRYTYGHTERVVIYCKWFAQSIGLSEHDQAQIQIAAYLHDIGKLEIPEEVLNKKGRLTDEEFNMLRNHTQAGVDLIHHIVPLKDFRSIIRHHHERYDGKGYPDKLQKEEIPYLARMITIADSFDAMTSNRPYNTRKSHEEGIQELRANAGTQFDPYLVEKFIEMLEKYKDNF
- a CDS encoding YlmC/YmxH family sporulation protein, whose amino-acid sequence is MLRVSDIMEKEIINIKNGKRMGFITDINLDINEGKIMSFTVSGDGGRSLFSRGDEGQVIFFNDILKIGCDTIIVNIGSELNIDDFNI
- a CDS encoding winged helix-turn-helix domain-containing protein, which gives rise to MKVKVLVIDDEMHIVELLKFNLEMSNYEVDYAYDGIDGYIKARELKPDLILLDWMLPNISGIDVLRKIRSDKELANTPVIMLTAKNMENDKVEGLEFGADDYMTKPFSIKELLARIGTVLRRCNIKVKTKESTLSTGDLKVDLSKHEVYKGSEKIELTLKEFELLKLLLENKGKVLSRNYLLDKIWGYEYYGETRTVDVHIRYLRKKIESENESDKYIQTIRGVGYKID